The Osmerus eperlanus chromosome 25, fOsmEpe2.1, whole genome shotgun sequence genome contains a region encoding:
- the LOC134012013 gene encoding immediate early response 3-interacting protein 1, which translates to MAFTLYSLIQAAILCVNAVSVLHEERFLSKIGWGVDQSVGGFGDEPGIKVQLMNLIRSVRTVMRVPLIAVNSVCIVLLLLFG; encoded by the exons ATGGCTTTTACATTGTATTCGCTTATCCAGGCAGCGATTTTGTGTGTTAATGCGGTCTCCGTATTACACGAAGAAAGATTTTTAAGTAAAA TTGGATGGGGTGTGGACCAAAGTGTAGGAGGATTTGGAGATGAACCAGGAATCAAAGTGCAGCTCATGAACCTTATCCgctctgtgaggactgtgatgaGAG TACCCTTGATAGCAGTGAATTCTGTCTGCATTGTTTTATTACTACTATTTggttga
- the si:ch211-12e13.12 gene encoding uncharacterized protein si:ch211-12e13.12 — protein MVSEDNHRNAQAVQRATDKYMKKHRKAESTLHLSSPTGGSRVRVYDDCQRVAYEVFPGGAHPTENGARSKGPDALGQVDSPNGGGKAPCPSDGVPNGGGQRDIRDQRFLKDSLSTLTCDTTSQTCSGAEDNSTEAHETLTETSTLTFMDAHTADESGEMRCILGVGVHVKEFVLIDDDDDGDMSLREKTVTDMSIMDGNAADLVCGRLLSTSSGSLSESKEENPPPQTSPVTETETPGKQQRCCFCAIL, from the exons ATGGTTTCTGAAGACAATCATCGCAACGCCCAAGCAG TCCAGCGTGCCACAGACAAGTACATGAAGAAACACAGGAAGGCAGAGagcaccctccacctctcttccccgACAGGGGGGAGCAGAGTGAGAGTGTATGACGACTGTCAGAGGGTCGCATATGAGGTGTTCCCAGGCGGTGCCCACCCCACGGAGAACGGTGCCCGCTCCAAGGGGCCCGACGCCCTGGGCCAGGTCGACAGCCCGAACGGCGGAGGGAAGGCGCCCTGTCCATCAGACGGAGTCCCGAACGGCGGAGGCCAAAGAGACATAAGAGACCAGAGATTTCTAAAGGACTCCCTATCCACCCTGACATGTGACACGACCAGTCAGACCTGCTCCGGCGCAGAGGACAACTCCACGGAGGCGCACGAGACTCTCACAGAGACCTCCACCTTGACCTTCATGGACGCCCACACCGCCGACGAGTCGGGGGAGATGCGTTGCATTCTGGGAGTCGGAGTCCACGTCAAGGAGTTTGTCCTCatcgacgacgacgacgacggcGACATGTCGCTGAGGGAGAAGACGGTGACGGACATGTCCATCATGGACGGCAACGCGGCCGACCTGGTGTGCGGCCGACTGCTGTCCACCTCCAGCGGCTCGCTCTCCGAGAGCAAGGAGGAGAATCCGCCTCCCCAGACCTCCCCTGTTACGGAAACAGAGACCCCAGGCAAACAGCAGCGCTGTTGTTTTTGTGCCATACTGTGA
- the susd1 gene encoding sushi domain-containing protein 1, with protein MWNGKTTPGSYVFYYCKKGFFIEGGANLSHCTERGSWTRPSLSCKEIACGDPPALPHTKQVWGGLSNLGSSVSYYCKDGFYREKGSNVSFCAETGYWTHSTLSCKEVDCGVPPDLPHSVMLWDNRSSMGSEVVYRCSSGYHNVGAGNGSVCTAGGQWNKTTFLCQEVDCGEPPFRPHSKMIWDHVSRMNSVVYYLCDKGYFLSNGKDYTVCENTGFWEENDLHCEEISCGQPQILQYTNILWDNTTGLGSMVEYVCMDGFYKDTGNSLSACRKSGEWEKVTLKCKAKCGPAPYPVNSEVIWHNRSAVLHGCMKGHHSWKGSNMSVCDDTGKWQEATLRCREIKPAISELAVFNDKCLRWKAEKYEEDTENYRVVFSGFRTYQRNFHDKRKMALGSDENQLEVCLDLLPVTNYTITVTAVSARFTSTISANTSLQVPQAPEVFYREFETPFPNLWLRRSASTLDPISYYQVFVLPLEGTLVFDCASPKNPDFLRQRGLHGQYITAQVHLKNVGREMNFSVGDAHYYEGYYNAPLLYGTDYYIILRAVSQWRGAFKHSCVLWAKVRGTSYVMMMSAVFVSAAIGLLATVVIVGYLYTTFTKTHCCFRCGQSN; from the exons ATGTGGAATGGCAAAACCACCCCTGGAAGCTATGTATTCTACTACTGTAAGAAAGGATTTTTTATTGAAGGTGGAGCAAATCTGTCCCACTGTACAGAAAGGGGTTCCTGGACTAGGCCAAGCTTATCATGCAAAG AAATAGCATGTGGGGatccccctgccctgcctcacacCAAGCAGGTGTGGGGGGGCCTCTCTAACCTGGGCAGCAGTGTGTCCTATTACTGTAAAGATGGATTCTATCGTGAGAAAGGAAGCAATGTGTCCTTTTGTGCAGAAACTGGTTACTGGACTCATTCAACATTGTCATGCAAAG AGGTTGACTGTGGTGTCCCCCCCGATCTCCCTCACTCAGTCATGTTGTGGGATAACAGGTCCAGCATGGGCTCTGAGGTGGTGTATCGGTGTAGCTCTGGGTATCACAATGTGGGAGCGGGAAACGGCTCGGTTTGCACTGCCGGTGGGCAGTGGAACAAAACAACGTTTCTGTGTCAAG AGGTTGACTGTGGGGAGCCTCCATTTAGACCCCATTCTAAGATGATCTGGGACCATGTGTCAAGGATGAACAGTGTGGTTTACTACCTATGTGACAAAGGATATTTTCTCTCAAATGGGAAAGACTATACTGTGTGTGAAAACACAGGGTTTTGGGAGGAGAATGATCTACATTGTGAAG AGATAAGTTGTGGTCAACCACAAATCCTTCAATATACTAACATACTGTGGGACAATACAACTGGACTGGGGAGTATggttgagtatgtgtgtatggatggATTTTACAAAGACACTGGAAACAGTCTCTCAGCTTGTAGAAAATcaggagagtgggagaaggTTACATTGAAATGCAAAG CTAAATGTGGTCCTGCCCCATACCCTGTGAATTCTGAAGTGATTTGGCACAACAGGAGTGCTGTCCTCCATGGCTGCATGAAGGGACACCACAGCTGGAAGGGCAgcaacatgtctgtgtgtgacgacACTGGGAAGTGGCAGGAGGCCACATTGAGATGCAGAG AAATCAAGCCAGCCATCAGCGAACTGGCAGTTTTTAATGACAAATGCTTAAGATGGAAAGCAGAGAAATACGAAGAGGACACCGAAAATTACAGA GTAGTATTCAGTGGATTCAGAACCTATCAAAGGAACTTTCATGATAAGAGGAAGATGGCCCTGGGCTCTGATGAAAACCAACTGGAAGTATGCCTGGATCTGCTTCCTGTTACTAACTATACCATCACAGTCACTGCAGTGTCTGCCAGGTTCACCTCCACTATCTCAGCGAACACCAGTTTACAAG TTCCTCAAGCACCAGAAGTCTTCTACCGGGAATTTGAAACCCCGTTCCCCAATCTGTGGCTACGCCGATCGGCCAGCACTCTAGACCCAATCAG TTATTACCAGGTGTTTGTCTTGCCTCTGGAGGGAACCCTTGTGTTCGACTGCGCCTCTCCCAAGAACCCAGACTTCCTACGCCAGAGGGGCCTCCATGGACAGTACATCACAGCACAAGTCCATCTGAAGaatgtagggagagagatgaacttCAGTGTGGGGGATGCACACTACTATGAAGGGTACTACAATGCTCCCTTACTGTACGGCACAGATTACTACATCATTTTACGAGCTGTCAGTCAGTGGAGAGGG GCTTTTAAACATTCTTGTGTTCTTTGGGCAAAAGTGAGAG GAACATCTTACGTGATGATGATGTCAGCAGTTTTTGTTAGTGCAGCAATTGGACTTTTGGCCACGGTCGTTATTGTAGGATACTTGTACACTACTTTTACAAAGACGCACTGTTGTTTTAGATGTGGTCAATCcaattaa